In Zonotrichia leucophrys gambelii isolate GWCS_2022_RI chromosome 6, RI_Zleu_2.0, whole genome shotgun sequence, one genomic interval encodes:
- the PPP1R3C gene encoding protein phosphatase 1 regulatory subunit 3C, protein MIQILDPRPLPSSSMPVDMAVRICIAHSPPLKSFLSPLEDCQRNSFVNRIKPLRPCLHVKCDSEAQKSDWSPSAARAKKRVVFADSKGLSLTVIHTFSEFQEPPVWDLPFDLLGIKDITSDLKLHEEKNLILGFPQPSADYLDFRNRLQTNLVCLETCTLQEKVLSGTVKVKNVSFEKKVQVRITFDTWKTYKDVECVYMNNVYSDSENDTFSFAIDFPPAISPEEKIEFCISYQSGEHTFWDNNEGQNYKIVHSEWKPNGVQIPSAKEGYVDHQTSRRGQEREADQLGSPRLSSGLFPQWQSSGQIENSSPYW, encoded by the coding sequence ATGATACAGATCTTGGACCCGAGAcccttgcccagctccagcatgCCTGTGGATATGGCCGTGCGAATTTGCATAGCCCATTCTCCACCACTGAAGAGCTTTCTCAGTCCCCTCGAGGACTGCCAAAGAAACAGCTTTGTGAACAGAATCAAACCTCTCAGGCCGTGCCTTCATGTGAAGTGTGACTCAGAAGCTCAGAAGAGCGACTGGAGCCCCTCGGCAGCCCGAGCCAAGAAGCGCGTTGTGTTTGCCGACTCCAAGGGGCTGTCCCTGACAGTGATCCACACCTTCTCCGAGTTCCAGGAGCCCCCCGTGTGGGATCTGCCGTTTGACCTCTTAGGCATTAAGGACATAACATCTGACCTAAAACTCCATGAGGAGAAAAACTTGATTCTGGGTTTCCCTCAGCCCTCAGCTGACTACCTGGACTTCAGGAACCGTCTGCAAACGAACCTGGTCTGCCTGGAGACCTGCACCCTGCAAGAGAAGGTCCTATCAGGCActgtaaaagtaaaaaatgtcAGCTTTGAAAAAAAGGTTCAGGTTCGTATTACTTTCGACACGTGGAAGACCTACAAAGATGTTGAGTGTGTGTACATGAACAATGTTTACAGTGATTCTGAAAATGATACCTTCTCATTTGCCATTGATTTTCCTCCTGCCATTTCCCCTGAAGAGAAGATAGAGTTTTGCATTTCTTACCAAAGTGGAGAACATACCTTCTGGGACAATAACGAGGGGCAGAATTACAAAATTGTACACTCAGAGTGGAAGCCTAATGGTGTTCAGATACCATCTGCCAAGGAAGGCTATGTAGATCATCAGACTTCAAGGAGAGGACAAGAGAGAGAAGCTGATCAGCTGGGCAGTCCAAGGTTGTCCAGTGGCCTGTTTCCCCAGTGGCAGAGCTCGGGTCAGATTGAAAATTCATCACCATATTGGTGA